The Bacillus sp. Bos-x628 genome segment ATCAGACAGACTAGCAAAAGGGACATGTTGATTGCCATAAAGCATCAGATCAGAATGAATCTCATCTGAAACAACCGTAACGCCATACTGCACACAAAGCTCTCCTACTCGCTTCAGCTCTTCCTTCGACCAAGCTCTTCCAGATGGATTGTGTGGATGACAAAGGAACATTAGCTTTGCTTGTGGTCTGCTGAGTTTTTTCTCTAAGTCTTCAAAGTCCATCACGTAACGTTCGTTCTCTATTTTTAATGGATTAGTTGAGACAATACGTCTATTTCTCTCGATCATCTGATAAAAAGGGGTATAAACTGGCGACTGGATGACCACCTCATCATTCGGTGATGTAAAGGCTTGGACAGCTAAACTAAGTGCTGTCACGATACCTGGCGTGAATGTAACAGATTCTGTCTGAATCGTCCATCCATGTCTTCTCTTTAGCCAGCCTGCCACTGCCTGCTGTGTATCTTGATCCTGAAATGCATAGCCAAACACGCCGTGATCTAATCGTTCCTTTAATGCATCCAGGACGACTTGCGGCGCTCTAAAATCCATATCTGCCACCCACATAGGGAGCGCATCTGTTGTTAGGAACAAAGACTCTGCTTGATCCCATTTCACTGATTTTGAACCTTTACGTATAATCTGTTCGTCGAAATTCATGAAACCCACCTCTAGCCGTTTTTCAACCAATGTTGTTTGTGCTAAAATAAATATTACAAAATTTATTATAAGCGGTGATACCCATGAAAGATAGTCAAGCTGTTGAAGAGATGATTCAGATCATTAAAACATGGGATCCTTTTCATTATGGAGAAGACTTTTATGAAACGGAGCCCGCAGACGTCATCGGAGCATTATATGACGCAAAGGACCCAGTAACTCTTGCGAAAGAGATTCAAGCCATTTACAACCACTCATTTGAGCAGCCTCTTCCAATCGAGAGTTGTCAAGATATCGCAAATCAACTTTTTGTGATAAGAGATCGCCGTTCCTGCTCACGCTAAGATAGACTGAAATCACCAATTTTATCAGAAACAAAGACTGGGTTTTCTTCTGGAATGAGGTGCCCAGTTTTTTTTAATACATGAAATGTTGAATACGGCAAATCTTTGTGCAGTCTCTCCCCAATTTGAAGGGGAATGATCCGATCCTCTACGCCCCAAATCAGTAAGACAGGTGTCTCTAACTTCTTCAGTACATCTGACGGCAAATCACCTTCTCTATGACGAACCAAACGCAAAAGTCCTCTAAAGATTTTATCATCAGAAAAAGGCTTTAAATATCCGTCAATCATCTCTTGGTCAATAATGGAATGATCGTGAACAACAGCAGTTAAATTTTTCATAATGCCTTGCTTTAGAAGCTTTCTTTTGAGAATTAAATAAAAATAAGGAATATATGTGCTGTAAACAAGCGATCTCTTTGATTTATTCAAATACCCAGAGCTGCATAAAAGAACCGCCTTCTCAAAGAGGTCTGGGCGCTCAGATGCAGCATATAAAGCGACCTGCCCTCCCATCGAATGACCGACGAGAATGGCATGCTGAATTTGCAAGTAAGCGGCTAATTCGATGATAATTTTCCCCATGTTGCGATAACTGTAAATAAACGTATTGGACTTCTCCGATTGCCCAAATGGAGGCAGATCAACCGCAATTAAATTGAAATCCTTTTTAAGAAGCGGGATGAGCTTACGATAGCTGAAGGTAGAAGAGAAGAGACCGTGAATTAAAATCAATGTCTTTTTTCCCTCATGATGATAATGCTCATAATAGATGTCTAAACCGAATTTACTTTTCATATAAGCTGGCTGAACAATGTCCACACTCATCACTCCGATACTTGATACTCACTGTCTGTTTAAGTGACTGTATTGTACCCTAAAAAGTGGATTTTAAGCTACGAATTGAATCTTTTTCCTGCTTAGCATAAAGGGAAAAACGTGCTATAATGTTCAGAAGATTTTTTAAAACTAGCTTTTTACATTTAGAGGTGTGAAATCAAATGAAACTAACAGAAAAAGAAACGGAAATATTAGAGATTTTAGATGAAAACAGTCGCGCCGATTTAAATACGATTGCTAAAATGGCGGGCGTGACCACAGAAGAAGCCGAAGCCATTATTCAAAAGCTAGAAGATCAAAAGGTCATCATAGATTATTCGACTATGATTGATTGGCGAAAAGTAGACGGACATGAAGGCGTCACAGCTATGATTGATGTCAAAGTAACACCTAAAAGAGGCGTTGGCTTTGATGAAATTGCAGAACGAATTTACCGATTTCAAGAAGTGGAATCTGTTTATTTAATGTCAGGTGTTTATGATCTGTCTGTTGTGATTCGTGGAAGATCCATGTCTGATATTGCTCGGTTTGTTTCAGAAAAACTATCAACACTCGATTCCGTTGTATCAACAACCACCCACTTCATTTTGAAAAAATATAAACATGATGGGAAAGTGTTTGAAACAGGGGACGATGACAAAAGAATCGTGGTGTCTCCTTAAATGAAAAAGTCTTATCTATCTGAAACGGTACAAAGCATTCAGCCGTCAGGTATTCGAAAATTCTTTGATCTGGCAGCAACGATGGAAGGGGTTATTTCCCTTGGTGTTGGTGAGCCGGATTTCGTAACAGCTTGGAATGTCAGGGAAGCGAGTATTCTATCATTAGAACAAGGGTTGACTTCCTATACGGCAAATGCAGGCTTGTTATCCCTTCGAAAAGAACTAAGCCACTATTTATACAAGCGGTTTCATGTTGATTACAGTCCAGAAGAAGAACTCATTATTACAGTGGGTGGAAGCCAAGCCCTTGATTTAGCTTTTCGGGCGATTTTAAACAGCGGAGATGAAGTGATCATTCCAGAGCCTTGCTTTGTTGCATACGGAGCTTTAACGACACTTGCAGGCGGGGTGCCTGTCTATTTAAGTACGTCGGCTGAGAAGGATTTTAAAGCGGATTCTGCTGATTTTCAAAAAAAGCTTTCATCCAAGACAAAAGCCATTTTACTATGCTCTCCGTCAAATCCAACAGGTTCTGTCTACACGAAGGAAGAGCTTGAAGACATTGCCCGATTTGCAAAAGAGCATGATCTCTTAATAATTACAGATGAGATTTATGCAGAACTGACGTATGATGAATCTTTTACAAGCGTTGCAGCTATTCAGGACATGAAAGAAAGAACCATCTTGATTTCAGGCTTCTCAAAAGGGTTTGCGATGACGGGCTGGCGCTTAGGGTATGTCGCAGCACCACCTGACTTGCGCGATGCCATGCTGAAAATACATCAATATTCAATGATGTGTGCCCCGGCCATGGCACAATACGCTGCAGAAGAAGCATTGAAAAATGGACTTGAAGATGTAGAGAAAATGAAAAAAAGCTACAGAAGACGCCGTAATTTATTTGTCGGCTCCCTCAATGAACTGGGCCTGACATGTCATCAGCCAAACGGAGCGTTTTATGCCTTTCCGTCCATAAAAAGCACAGGCATGTCCTCAGAACAATTTGCTGAGGAACTGCTGCTGAGCGAAAAAGTAGCAGTTGTGCCAGGGAATGTGTTCGGTCCAAGTGGTGAAGGGCATATTCGCTGTTCGTACGCTTCGTCACTTGATCATCTTCAGGAGTCACTTTCAAGGATCCAGCGTTTCCTACAGAATCGACAACTAAAGCAAGAAACACCTGCCATTTTAAAATAAAAAAAGGCATCAATCCATCTGGATTCATGCCTTTCAAATTAGGGGGGAATACTAGAAAGCATTCTTGTTTTCAGGTATTCCCCCTTTTAATGCACAATAAACTCCTTTAAAAAATATTTTGCTTAACTGTCCGTTCTATGATATAGTTTTTAATTGCGTATAAACGATTATTAAAACATTTATTTAGGAGTTGTTATCATGGCGACAAAGTTTGAAGTAGGCAGTGTTTACACTGGTAAAGTAACAGGATTACAAGCGTATGGTGCGTTTGTTGCATTAGATGAAGAAACCCAAGGACTTGTGCACATTTCAGAAGTAACACACGGCTTTGTAAAAGACATCAACGAGCACCTTTCAATTGGTGATGAAGTACAAGTGAAAGTCCTTTCTGTTGATGAAAAAGCTGGTAAAATCAGTCTTTCTATCCGTGCAACACAAGAAGCACCTGAAAGAAAGGAAAGCAAACCAAAGAAACAAAGACCACAGCAAGTGAAAGAAGATACTACTGCACCACAAGGGTTCAATACACTTAAAGACAAACTTGAAGAGTGGATTGAGCAATCGAACCGTAAAGACTTAATTAAGAAATAAAAAAGCACCGTATAAAACCGGTGCCTAGGCTGCCATGATGAGGCAGCTTTTTTTATGCCTTTTTCAATTAACGAACCTCTGGTTTCGGCTCGTCACGAACAACTTCTTCACTTGGCTTAAACAATAGACCAAGGTTGACAAGACCTGCGATTCCAACAAGACCATAAATAATACGCGACAATGCAGAATCTTGACCGCCAAAGATCGCTGCTACTAAGTCAAATTGAAAAAAGCCGATTAGTCCCCAGTTAATAGCACCGATAATCGTGAGCACGAGGGCAATACGCTGAATAGCGCTCATCGTGATTCCTCCTTTCGCTACAGCATCAATACATTTATATTTTGCAGGTTTTTAGCCAAACTATGCATAAGAAAAATTGAATAAAGCAAATTACTTTACTTTTGGAATAAATGAGGCGCATAATGTAGCCCGAGGAGGAGATCGAATGGATCGATTTACTTATTGGAACCCAACAAAATTAATTTTTGGAAAGGGAGAAGTTGCAGCCCTTTCAGATGAACTCAAACATTATGGAAAAAACGTATTGCTTGTATATGGTGGAGGTAGCATAAAACGAAACGGTCTTTACGATCAAGTGACCCGTCTCTTGAATGAATCAGGTGCTACTGTCATTGAGCTTGCAGGAGTTGAACCTAACCCGCGCTTAACAACTGTAAGAAAAGGTGTTGAACTGTGTAAAAAGAATAACATCGACTTTATTTTGGCAGTAGGTGGCGGAAGTGTGATTGATGCTACAAAAGCCATCGCAGCTGGTGCGAAGTATGATGGAGATGCTTGGGATATTGTGACTAGAAAACATATCCCAATGGAAGCCATTCCATTTGGTACGGTCTTAACCCTTGCAGCAACAGGCTCTGAAATGAACTCAGGCTCTGTGATTACAAACTGGGAAACAAATGAGAAGTATGGCTGGGGAAGTCCAGCAGTATTCCCTAAATTCTCAATTCTTGATCCAGTCAATACATTCACTGTGCCAAAAAACCATACCATCTATGGAATGGTGGATATGATGTCACACGTATTTGAACAATATTTTCACCACACGGAAAACACGCCGTATCAAGATCGTATGTGTGAAGGACTCCTTCGTACAGTGATTGAAACTGCACCGAAGTTGATCAACGATCTTGAGAACTATGAGCTCCGTGAAACGATATTATTCACTGGTACAATCGCTTTAAATGGAATGCTTTCAATGGGTGCACGTGGTGACTGGGCATCTCATAATATTGAGCATGCTGTATCTGCTGTATATGATATCCCTCATGCAGGCGGACTTGCGATCTTGTTCCCGAACTGGATGAAGCATGTTATTCAAGAAAACCCAGCTCGCTTTAAGCAACTAGCTGTGCGTGTATTTGATGTGGATCCTGCAGGCAAATCAGATGAAGAAGTAGGATTAGAAGGTATTGATAAACTGTCAGCATTTTGGAAAAGCTTAGGTGCACCAAGCCGTTTAGCTGATTATGACATCAATGATGAAAAAATTGATTTAATCGCTGATCGTGCAATGGCACGTGGTGAATTTGGTCAGTTTAAAAAGCTAAACAAAGAGGATGTCCTTGCGATTTTGAACGCTTCTTTATAACGCCATTTGCCGCTTCTCATCAAGAGAAGCGGCTTTTGATGTAGCAGTGACGATCACTTGATTTCAATAGCCAGTTCCGCTAAAGTGAAAGGGACAGAACTAACGTAATGGAGGGCTTACAAGCGATGACACATATTCAATTTGACTACTCGAAAGCGTTACCTTTCTTTCAAGAACATGAACTTACATATTTAAAAGATTTTGTGAAGGTCGCCCATCATAATCTTCATGAGCAAACGGGTGCAGGCAGTGATTATTTAGGCTGGATCGACTTACCGAAGCAATATGATCGCGAAGAATTTGCCCGCATTAAAAAAAGTGCAGAAAAGATTAAGGCTGACTCTGATGTCCTGCTCGTTGTCGGAATCGGCGGCTCTTATCTCGGCGCACGTGCGGCGATTGAATTTTTGAACCATTCTTTCTATAACACTTTACCAAAAGGCAAACGCAAGACACCGCAAATCATTTTCATTGGAAACAACATTAGCTCTTCTTATTTAACAGATGTGATGGATCTGCTGGAAGATGCAGATTTCTCGATCAACGTGATTTCAAAATCTGGAACAACAACAGAGCCAGCCATTGCGTTCCGCATCTTTAAAAAGCTCCTCATTGAGAAATATGGTGCTGAAGAAGCGAAAAAACGTATTTATGCGACGACCGACAAAGCGCGTGGTGCACTGAAAACATTAGCAAACGAAGAAGGATACGAATCATTTATCATCCCTGATGATGTGGGTGGACGCTATTCAGTCTTAACGGCAGTCGGTCTATTGCCAATCGCTGTGAGCGGTGCAGACATTGATCAAATGATGGAAGGTGCTGCCAAAGCAAGCGAAGACTTCTCTTCTTCTGAGCTGTCAGAGAATGCTGCTTACCAATATGCTGTAGTCCGTAATGTCCTTTATAATAAAGGCAGAACCATTGAAATGCTGATTAATTATGAGCCAGGATTACAGTATTTCGCAGAATGGTGGAAACAATTATTCGGCGAAAGTGAAGGAAAAGACGAAAAAGGCATCTACCCTTCATCTGCTAACTTCTCAACGGACCTCCATTCACTTGGGCAATATGTCCAAGAGGGAAGAAGAGACTTGTTTGAAACGATTGTAAATGTTGACAAGCCTCGACATGAACTTGTCATTGAAGCAGAAGAACAAGACCTAGATGGGTTAAACTATCTAGCAGGAAAAACGGTAGATTTCGTGAATAAGAAGGCATTTGAAGGGACAATGCTTGCCCATACAGATGGAAAAGTACCGAATCTCATTGTGACGATTCCTGAAATGGATGCCTATACATTCGGATATCTCGTATATTTCTTCGAGAAAGCATGTGCGATGTCTGGTTATCTATTGGGTGTGAATCCATTTGATCAGCCTGGCGTAGAGGCTTATAAGGTTAACATGTTTGCTTTATTAGGAAAACCAGGTTTTGAAGAGAAAAAGGCAGAGCTTGAAAGCCGTCTAAAACAATCATAAGAACAAAAGGGCAACCCTTTATTTGAAAAAGGGTGTGCCCTTTTTGTTTTCTAATGGTTCTGTCTAAGCCTTCACTCGTATTGTACATAGAATAGATAGAGGAGGGTGAAAGGTTTATGACAACAAATCACATCTATATTCAAGAAATTTCTGGGCAGGCCATCGTCAACTTTGGGAATGTCGGCCGGATTTGTCCAAAGAGTGTCGTGAAAGATACAGCAGGTGCAGATAGTGCGTATGAATTCAGTCAATTATCTGGACAGAGCTTAATTGATGCTGCTTTTAGAAACAATGTCCAAATCAAACGGGGCAGATGTATGAAATCCTTGGTTTAACGAACCCTATAAAAAAAGGAGGGTTCCATATGATTCATGTACCATCCAAGCTGACAGGCGAAAGCTTTTCACTCTACCATTTGGAAGAAATAATGAAGCCGCTCGGCTATGTCATTAATGGGAATTGGGATTATGATCACGGGTATTTTGATTATAAAATTGATAACCGTGAAGGATACACGTTTCTCAGGGTTCCATTTACAGCTGAGAAAGGTCAGCTTGATCAACCAGGCGTTGTTGTCAAAATAGGGCATCCGTTCCTCTTAAAGCATGTGTATCAGGATCAATTAGATGACCATGCAATGGTTGGCAATGTAGGAGCATCATTTAACCAATTCCAAGAACCTAAAGAGAAAGATGGAGATGTTTCAAAGGTCTATGCGGAGATAGGTTTTTCATTAGTAAAGGAATTGGAAGACGCACTTCTTTAAAGGGAAATCAGCTCATCCTCTGGATGAAGCTCATATCCAAAAGGAGGATTCATCATGGGTCCTTCTTTTTTTTGTATGCCAACAATGATCACATGATGTTCTAAGAAGTGATGGAGCACTGTTAAAAAAGTTTCACCGGCTAACGCAGATGGGACAGGAAAGATGGTGACGTTTTTATGTAGCGTCATTTTTCGCTTTTTCGTTAAGGACATAAGCTGTTCCTTTAAAAGAAAATTCTCAACCATTAAATGATTCACCGCATCAGAAGTGTGAATGACTTGATTTGCACCAGCACGTTCAGCATTTTTTACGTAACGGTCTGTTAATATTTCAATCAAACAATATAACGAAGGATTCAGTCCTTTTGCTGCAAGTAAGGTTAAGACACTTTGCATATCTGCCGTTAGTTCATTTTCATGTTGATCTGCGGTAATCATCAATGTATCTGCATCCATAATATTGGCCTTGCGAAGCGTTGCATCTTCTGTCCCATGTCCTTTAATAAAATGGACATTATCTAGAAGTGGTCCTTCTTTCAAAGAGTCATCAATAAGGACAATAGGCATCGCTGGATCAATGGTTTGAAAGGATTGGAGCAGTTTATTGGTTTTCTCATTCCAGCCGATGATAATGAGGTGTCCTTTCCCCTTAAAGGTCACCTTCCCCTCTACGTAATGGTGCTGCTTGCTAAATACAGCTGCGGCAAGCGTGGCGAAGTACGCTGTGACAAAGCTTGCTCCAATTAAAATAAGGGCCATCCCAGCAACTCGTCCAGCCATGGTTTGCGGCACAAAATCACCGTACCCAACAGTAGAAACAGTAATTAATGCCCACCAGATTCCGTCAAAGATCGTATGATACTGCTTTGGTTCAAGTAAGACAATCAAATGACCAAAGAAGAGAAGTAAGAAACAAATGATGATGGCAATACGAAGATAAAGAGGCCATCTCAGCCAAGCGATAAATAGACGATTTGATTTCATTGAACTCTTCCTTTCAAAGACAACTAATGTCAGTATGCCCGATTAATGAAAAGTTTTTTCATCTTCGTCATGTATGGAAACTGACACCATATCTTAAAATAAGAGGGGAGAAGGAGGGAGTTCGAATGTCATTCGTTCAAAAGACCATACTTCTTTTTATCGGCGCACACTTGTTGTCATCCGCCGTCATCTTATTCGTGTTTGATTTAAATGCTGTGAATTACTTCGCAAGTGAATTCTCGTGGGTAAACTTTTTTCAAGAGTTGTATGGCACAATGACTTTTTATACGGCATGTTTAGGGATTTTCTTCTTTTTCATTGGAGTGGTCATTCCACTTAAAAAGACCTAGTGCTTTTTGCTGTACACGTAACATAAAAGTCATTAAAATTGTAAATAAATATATAAAATAAAAGGAAGCTGATGAGCATGCTGTTTTTTTATTTTCTAACATTTGCCGCATTGGGATTGTCGTTTTGGGCACAATTTAAAGTGAAGAATAATTTTGAAAAGTATTCAAAGGTCGAAGCATCCAGTATGAAAACAGGTGCTGAAACCGCTCGATATATTTTAGATCGCAACGGGTTATACGATGTACCTGTTGAACCGGTAAGAGGAACTTTGACTGATCATTACGATCCGACGCAACGTGTGGTTCGTTTATCTGAACCTGTGTATTATGGTCACTCTATTTCGGCCATTTCAGTGGCATCACACGAAGTTGGACATGCCTTGCAGCATCAGGAATCCTATGGTGCGCTAGTTTTGAGGCATAAAATCTTCCCTGTAGTGAACTTTGCATCTGGTGTCGCCCCGCTTCTTTTCCTTGGTGGATTATTGCTTGGCAGCCTTAACTTAATCGGGCTTGGGATTATTTTGTTCTCAGCAGCTGTATTTTTTCAGCTTGTGACATTGCCTGTTGAGTTTAACGCAAGTTCTCGTGCAAAAGATATGATTGTTTCAGAAGGAATCATTAGAAGTAGTGAAGAAAGAGGCGTAAATAAGGTATTGAATGCTGCAGCACTTACTTATGTAGCGGCGGCGCTTGTTTCGCTGTTTGAATTGCTTCGATTTGTAATGATCTTCCTGAATGGTCGTAATGATTAATAGATGCCAAGGAGGTGAGCCCTTACCAATTACAGGTGAGGGTTTTTTTGTATATTTTAAATGTATTTTTCGTCATATTACTCATTGCTGCGACAGCATTCTTTGTTGTCACTGAATTTGCGATTGTAAAAATTAGAGGCTCAAAAATCAACCAGCTCATTGAGAGCGGTGACAAGAGGGCCATTCATGTTCAAAAGCTAATATCCAATCTCGACGAATACTTATCCGCCTGCCAACTTGGCATTACCATCACGGCATTAGGTTTAGGGTGGTTAGGTGAGCCAACCGTTGAGCATTTCCTGCATCCCCTTTTTGAAAAGCTAGAGATTCATTCGGCATTGACAGACATCTTATCTTTTATCATGGCGTTTGTGTTCATTACCTTTTTACATGTTGTAGTAGGTGAGCTGGCGCCTAAAACCATTGCCATTCAAAAGGCAGAGGCCGTCAGTCTCATGACAGCGAAACCGCTGATTTTTTTCTATAAAATCATGTACCCTTTTATTAAAGCACTGAATGGTGCTGCAAGTGGGATTGTGAAATTATTTGGTTTTCACTCCGTCAAAGAACATGAAGTGGCGATCAGTGAGGAAGAATTGCGCCTGATATTGTCTGAAAGCTATGAGAAGGGTGAAATTAACCAATCTGAATACAAGTATGTAAATAAAATATTTGAATTCGATAACCGAGTGGCGCGAGAGATCATGATCCCTCGTACAGAAATTTCAGCTGTAGAGATTGAGCAGTCACTTGAGGATGTGACCCATTATATGTTGAATGAAAGGTACACACGCTATCCAGTGATTAAAGAAGACAAAGATCATGTTGTCGGTGTGATCAATAGCAAAGATGTATTTAAAGCAAGCTTCCTGCATCAAGAAGTGTCAATTGAAGATTTGATGCGTCCTGTGATTCGGGTGATTGAGAGCACACCTGTTCAAGAATTACTCATTCTCATGCAAAAAGAACGGATTCACATGTCAGTGCTTGTGGATGAATATGGTGGCACAGCCGGACTCGTCACAGTAGAGGATATATTAGAGGAGATTGTCGGCGAAATTCGTGATGAATATGATCAAGATGAAACACCGCATATCGTCAAAAAAGGTGATTTCCACTATGTAATGGATGGAAAAGCATTGATAGATGAGGTCAACGATTTATTAGGTTTAGCCATCGAGAATGATGATGTCGATACGATTGCCGGCTGGATGATGACACATAAAATTGATTTTGACGTTGGAGATGTCATAGAGGAAGAGGGCTGTGAGTTTAAAATTGTAGATGCAGAAGACCATCATATTCGTACCATCGAAGTGAAAAAAGTTCATTTTTCATAAACCTCGTACGGTTGACGAGGTTTTTTTACTTGATAAACTTTAGATGGGGGATTCATTTCTGCCTATTGTCAGTGATTTTTTTCACATAAAAAGGTATGGTTTGAAAGAAACGACAAAAAGGAGCAGTTCATATGAAAAAAATTGATTTACAAACAGACAGACGCGATGACATGATAGACGTTACTCGCGAGGTACGTCAATATGTGCGAGAAACGGGGGTAAAGGATGGTACAGTCATTGTCTACTGTCCTCATACAACAGCAGGCATTACCATCAATGAAAATGCTGATCCAGATGTAAAACGAGATATGCTACGTAGGCTTGATGAAGTATTTCCATGGGAACACCCAAAGGACCGTCATATGGAGGGAAATACAGCTTCTCACATGAAGGCTAGTTATATGGGCGCATCTCAGCATGTTCTCATCAATAACTGTGATCTTGTGCTTGGAACATGGCAGGGAATTTACTTCTGTGAATTTGACGGACCGAGACATCGCCA includes the following:
- a CDS encoding hemolysin family protein, which produces MYILNVFFVILLIAATAFFVVTEFAIVKIRGSKINQLIESGDKRAIHVQKLISNLDEYLSACQLGITITALGLGWLGEPTVEHFLHPLFEKLEIHSALTDILSFIMAFVFITFLHVVVGELAPKTIAIQKAEAVSLMTAKPLIFFYKIMYPFIKALNGAASGIVKLFGFHSVKEHEVAISEEELRLILSESYEKGEINQSEYKYVNKIFEFDNRVAREIMIPRTEISAVEIEQSLEDVTHYMLNERYTRYPVIKEDKDHVVGVINSKDVFKASFLHQEVSIEDLMRPVIRVIESTPVQELLILMQKERIHMSVLVDEYGGTAGLVTVEDILEEIVGEIRDEYDQDETPHIVKKGDFHYVMDGKALIDEVNDLLGLAIENDDVDTIAGWMMTHKIDFDVGDVIEEEGCEFKIVDAEDHHIRTIEVKKVHFS
- a CDS encoding secondary thiamine-phosphate synthase enzyme YjbQ → MKKIDLQTDRRDDMIDVTREVRQYVRETGVKDGTVIVYCPHTTAGITINENADPDVKRDMLRRLDEVFPWEHPKDRHMEGNTASHMKASYMGASQHVLINNCDLVLGTWQGIYFCEFDGPRHRHFYVQVSPNE